TGGGTAATTCCCCCCAACTCCAGTTTCTGGAGTTTCTGGAGCACCCCTGAAGAGTTTCACAAAAAATTGAGAGTTGTACCCCAGATTCTATTTTTTTCTGGAGCGGCATATCGTGGATCTACTCCGTTTGGATTGTTTTGTATCTAGCAAAATTGTAAGGTAAAAAACATAAAAGATCCTGGATTCTCCATTTAATTCGCATTTTTAGAACGGAACTAAGTTCTAGGGAACGGAGCAGTCCCAAAGAGGCTCTAAATAGTTTCCTTTATAAACTTGATCAAAATTTATGAAATTTGACTTTAAAAATAATTTATATGCACTATATTATGAAACGGATAGAGTATATCCAAAGATCCTTTACGATTCCGTAACCTTGAAGTAAAGAagagggtgtgtttggttgcattctcatctcagcATAATTGTTCCCTCTGCGTGAATGATTAtctcaacaccccttttcatgcATGTTCTTctcatgcatgctcctagtgCATTTGTGTTGACTAGTGTGAACTGGAGttgagaagggaacttttgctctcATGCACCCTATCAAACACAACCTTATTGATAACCAGTCATATCAGTGTAATCGTTTAACAAGAGACCATGGGTTCAATTTGGAGCCACCAATGGTGATTGATTCCGGGAAAGACTGGTTGCTGCTGCTTCTTGCGGATTGTACGGACGTAGTGTGAAGTATGATTATCATGATGATTTAGAGAATTTGGCAAGTCCGTCGCGATATTACTCATGGGAAGGAGGCCGCGCCAGTAGCGGCGTTGGCTGACTTCCTGGTCAGCTATATGAATTTGGTGCAATCAGCCAAAAAGTACTCTAGAAAAGAGATGCTAAAAGGTAAAATGGTGATCATGGACTATGGAGAGGGTCCTGAGCACAGTCGGCCGCCCCGAGTGCTTCCATGGGGTGCACCTAGTAGTGGTGTAACGACACTCTCTACGAAGGCATGATGGCTCAGTTTTTTTCCGGCGTACCGCTACCTGTTTAATTGCAATGATGCTCTTGAGGCGGAGCTCCACACCTTGATGATCAGTATGGCGCTTGTTCGACAACATACAGAGCTTCTGGTCATGGTGCAGTCTGACTGATCAACTACTTTATTTTGTCTTTTTGACTCTAGCTTGGATCGTTCGGCCTTTGGTCATTTAGATAGTAGCTTAGATCAAGTCTTTAATGATTGATAGAATGTTTATTCCACATAAATTACATAGGTCCAAGAATAGTGTTGCAGATTGTCCGAAAAAGTATAGTCATTTTGAACGAGCCACAGATGTGTGGCTCGGTAGAGGTCTCCCTACATAAGGAACTCTTCCGAGATGTTCGGTGGAGCACCTGTTCAGGAGAAAAAGACACACAACAAAGATTGCAGCTCTTATTGCCATTGATGGTCGTTTGCTTGCGAGGAGGGGAAGGACGGGACCGGCGGGCCTTGGCATAGCACCGGCAGGAATCGGAATTCAGTGGGAATGTGAAGATCCAATCACGGTTGGAGTTTCGGCATAATTGCAGCGCTGCTGGGAGTAGTTTCTCGTCACGGTGGCCCGAGCAACCCGAGTCTGTTGGAAAGGGAGTGAGgggcaaaaaacaaaagaagTTGCACCAGCCGGGAATCGAACCCTGGGTGTGCTTCACGCATTTAGAAATGCATAATACCTTTATCTTTAGGGTCTGTCTAGGTCTCAGTCGACTTAGACTTCGCGAAGTCTAAGTCGACTGATGTCACCTAAGGCAGATTAGGCCTGTTTGTTTACTCGATAGTTGCTGGGTTTTATTCTTAGCTGGGCCTTTTTCGTTTCTctcttgtttgtttgtttgtttatTAGGTTGGGCTGGGCTGATTGTTTTTGTTGGAAGATGCCCGTCGCCTGTATAACAGAGGGACCGTGTCCCACGCCATGTACATGATCTGTAACTGCACGCCGTGCTCCACTCCTATGTGCACGTTGTGCATGCCCGTACATAGCTAGCTTCCTGTTATGATGTACTCTGTATAAATCCTCTTTGTGGGCTCATTGAATAGACAAGCCAAGTTTCTATTCTCCATCTGtttctttgtctttttttttCTTGACATGGGAAAAAAATGTTCAACAAGAGAAGTAAATAAAACAACATTTTTCTGTCGCCAGTCTAGCTCATCGTTCAGTCCTTCTCTTCATGCGTCATCTtgcttctctttttttattttatgATAGTTTGTATATTATGACAAAAATCAATCTTTAATGTAACAAAGAAACAAAATGAAAACAAGACAAACTAAATAGTGTGGCactttttttcaaaagaaaagaaTATTAAGTTGCATACAAATGGAGGACATGCAAATGTGTGCATCCGACGTGGGCTGCGTTGTTTTTCTTAACAatcaaaagaagaagaagaatacaAATTCAAAACACAACGGTAAAATTAAAATAAAAAAGAAAGTAGAAAAAGTAAAAGAAAAGGTCAATAATAAGTCTGCATAGCAGGCCGCCCAAGCCGGGTCTGTAGTTGCAAAAAAAAAGTCAGTTGCAGCCGGgggcgacacttgcagttgcaagCCTACTGTCGGACATCcggttgcagtcgagggcgacacttgcagttgcaagCCTAGCGTCGGACATGCAACTCCCCCTCCCCCAACATGACAAAAAGTCCAATTGCAACCATGTTGaaagacatgcaattgcagtcggGGGTGACTTTTGCAGTTGCATGTCTAATAGTGGACATGCAACTGCCCCCAACCCCTCCCGAACATGCAACTACCCCACCCCCTCCCGCCGCCCTCTGACAAAAACACAAGACCAATTGCATTCGGGGGcaacacttgcagttgcatgccttgTATTAGACATGCAGCTGCAACCCACTCACCTCTCTCGCCACTCTTACAAAACAAAGGTTAGTTGTAGTAGTGGTGTGTGGACATGTAGTTGCATTAGGtggcgacacttgcagttgcaaaGCCTAATGTCGAACATGCAACTACCTCCTCTCCCGACGCCCACTTACAAAACAAAAATGTCAGTTGCATTGGTTGTGTAGGCATACAATTGCAGTCAAGGACGACACTTGCAATTGCAAGCCTAGTATCGGACATGCAACTCCCTCCCTCCATGTCGCTCTCTTAAAAAACAAAAAAGGTCAGTAGCAGTCGAGTGTGTAGGCATGAAGTTGCAGTCCAGGGTCACACTTGTAGTTGCAAGCCTATTGTCGGACATGCAACTCCCCTCCTCTCCTATCGCCCATTTATAAAAAAAAATGTCAGTTGCAGCCGGTTGTGTAGGCATGCGGTTGCAATCGAGGGCAACACTTGAAGTTGCAAACCTACTGTCACACATGCAATTGTAGTCGAGTTGAAAATGAGCGCTACCGACTCCTCCAAAAAAAGTGCTActgaacagatataaggaacaacaaaaaaaatataaaaaaaaataGAATTATCAAGAAACAAATAGGAAGAAAAAATATAACAAAAAATAAATGAGACAAATGCACAAAAAAGATgaaggaaaataaaaaataaaatcaaAGATATACAAAAgaataaatgaaaaagaaaacaaacaaaaaaaaattacAACCCAACAAAATAAAGCTCACAACGAAAAAATGCCAACCCTGTCCAACGCACAGGGCAAACACCAACCACGACACGAAAACAAACAGACGCAGCCCAATCCCGATCTTCATTCATGGGCCATTTCCATTAAACATCAGTGTTGAACGGATCTTAAAGCAGCAAAAAAATCAAACGGACAGGGGCGTCGAGAAGTCTCAGTCAACTGAGATTTAGCAGCGCCCTTATCTTTAATGATGCAGACAGATTCGTGTTGCCGTCCGAAGGAAGAGCATTGTTTCTAAAAAACCTCGAGGACAAATGCTCTCACCGTCACGGTCTACTCCAAACTGCCAAATCTATCACGCCGCATGTATACATGGGATCTGCCAGCGTAGCCTTAGGCCAACGTGCTTTCTTGTATACTGTATTTGTGGAGGAACCTGCCCTTAGATAGTTAGAGCATCTTCAGCCGTTGGCCTCCCAGGAGGCGTTAAAAATCGTAGCCTGGGACGTATTGGCGCTAAACCGTGTGTTGGGGGCGTGATGCTTTCCAGTCGCCGCCCCCACGTCGCATTTTATTTTTTGAAAACAAAATCTGGCCCCACATTCGCACAAACAAAGCGCGAATTTAACCAAACTTCGGCGAGTTCATCAAATATTTTACAAAAGAAGGAAAAAAGACACTACTAGAcccgccgtcgccctcgccgTTCCTCACCGTCCGCCGCCCTGAAGCTCTACATGCCGAGGAGCCTGTAGAACTGCGTGtagtcgccgtcgccgtcgtcgtcgtcgtcgctgcctcctccgcggccgccgtCCTTGCTGCCCCCCTACCCAGGGTCGCCGAGGCGCGGCGGGTTGGATGGTCCGGCGGCGTCCTCGTCCTCATCGCTGTCGAGGATCACCACGTCGTTCTcgtcctcgcgcccacgctgACGGGTGACTATCTCCTGCAGGGCTCGGCGCTGCCGGACCATCTCGCCGCGGAGGTAGTCGCCCCGCGCCCACTTTAGGGCGGCCTCGTTGGAGAAGCCGGACTGGGCTATGGCCTCGTACTCCGTGGGGAGGCCGGACTCCACCTTCGGTCTGACGAGCCGGGCAGAGGTGGGGGAGGACTCGGCGATGCGGACGCCGCAGCTGCGGGTGCGCCGGCTGATCGGTGCGTCCTAGGGCTCCGGCTTGacggggaggagggagggagagcCGGACGAGCggccggacgaggaggaggacgccggGTCCATGCGTCTCGGCGTCCACGAGCTCCCATGCCGGCGGGAGAAAGTGGGGGGAGCGGGGTACTCCAGCCTCGGCGTGTTGCCGCCCTCGATGTACTCGAGGATGGCGTCCAGCGTGTGGCCGGGCACGCCCCACCATCGGCGGCGCCCGTTGGCGTTGTGCTTCCCGGAGGGCACGATGCCGTTGGTGGCCTCGAGCTGCTCGGCGTGGCGACGACGGAAGTACGGCTCCCACATCGTGCTATCGGGGGTGTACCTCGGCCCTTCTCTCGCCGCCTGCGGCAGAGAGGAACGGATACGGGCGATCTCTGCACGCCTGGCCGtcccggtgggcggcggcggcaccGGGACCCCGCCGGCGCTTATCCTCCACGCCCCGGGCACCCGCATGTCCGGCGGGACCGGGTAATCGGCCTCATAGAGAAGTCGGGCTTCGTCCTCGTGAAGGTGGCGGCGGCCAaagccgttcgccgccgcgcCATCGCCTGGGTAGCGCTCGGCCATTGGAGAGGAGAGGGACGGCGAGAAGAGAGGGAGGAACGGGGGTGTCGGCGGTGGAGAGCGAGGTCTGTGCGTGGCTCACCGGTGCGGGAGGGGGCGACTTATATAGGCGGCGCCTGCGTGGCCGCCGTGTGTACGCGTGGCAGGCGAGGGACGCACGTCGCCCCgccttcactgcgccgcccgtgaggcatcaatggaggctGACCGGCGCGGCAGCGCGCGGCAGCTTTGGCATTGATTCCCCCGCGAGAACCGAGGtgatgaggacgacgaagcgACGAGAACAGCCGAGTAGCTGCCAAGGAGGGCCCGCCGATTTTCGCGCCAAAAACGATTCGGCCGGCGCCCCCAAGCACCCCTCAGCGCGCTGGGTTTGGCCTGGGTCCGCGGACGCCAATTTAGGCCCGAGCCAGCGAAAAAAAAGGCCTTTGAAGACGCTACTGGGCCGATTTTTTGACGCCGGCGGTCACATAATCACTTTAGGAGTCTTGTTGGGGgcacggctggagatgctcttagattCGAGAATGAAATTGAGGTCACGAACACACACACAGCATGACCTGCACGTGGTCACCCTCGTCGTGAATCAATCGACAAGGATGCCGGCCGGGCCGGCCATACTTCTCCCACAACCGGCTCAAGAGGGAATTTAAATATTTGATATAACAGATAATAACCATCCTAAAGTAACACTTCTGATCTGATCCATGATAAGTTTTTCATTTTTTAGATCAAATCGAAAGGCTAACTATGATAAAAGAATCTCCATCTCAATCCAAAGGAACGAGACAACACATACATCAAGAACATGCAGCGCGGAAGAAGAGATCGATGGCGGCGAACGGACACGTCATCGATCAACCAATTCACCGCGCGCCATGCTGCATCTATCTGCCGCTCAAGAGCTTGAGGTTGACGAGTATCGGCAGCACGATGACGAGGACGAGCACGGCGCCGGCGACGACGGCGATGCAGGCCCACTTGCGGCTGCTCTTCTGGTAGACGCGCGCGGAGTCGAGCTCCACGGTGCCCCTGATCACGAAGGAGCTGGCGCGCGCGACGTGGGTCTCGATGTTGTTGAGCTGGTGGCCCTGCGCCTCCACCAGCGCCGCCATGTCCAGGAACACCTGGTGCAGCTCCAGCAGGCTGCGCTCGATGTCCTTCACGGCGTCGTGCCGCTCCTGGATCTCCGACACCGTGGCCATCACCTGCCCGCGCCCTTGGTCCCGCTGGATCGCCTTCTGCAGGAACGTCTCGCTCTCCCCCGACGAGATGAGCGCATCGATCGTGCTCTCCTCCGCCGTCTCCCCCGTCACCGTGTAGTACCGCCGCGCCACCGTCTCCTTGTACTCCGCCGCCATCCGCGTCCGAAGGCCCTGCACTCTCTCCGGTCAGGTAGCTGACCAGCGCGCGGCGAGGGAATGAAGCAAGATAAACGCAGTACGTGTTTACCTGGAAGTCGTCCATGAGGTCCTTGAGCTTGTTGCCGAGGCCGGAGACGACGGAGGAGCGGGTGCGGTCGGTGGAGGAGCCGGCACCGCAGCCGGGGAGCTTGCGGCTGGCGGCGTTGGCGCGGTCGAGGGCCTCGAGCTTGGCCTTGACGACCTTAGCGCGGCGGAGGACCTGCTCGACGTCGCCGTCCATGCGGGCGCGGAGGGACTTGACGGCGCGGGCGTCGTGGGCGGTCTTGCTCTCCTCGTTCACCGACTGCAGCCGGCGGTGCATGGCCTCGAGGCTGCGGATGTCCTCCTTGACGCCCTCCACGTCCTCGAAGAACATGTCGAGgttggcgccgccgccggcctccatCTCGTCCAGCGCCACCTGGTCCTTCAGGTCGGCATACTTCTTGAACGAGCTCGACGAGAAGAGGTCGTTCATCTCGGAACACCAAGCAGAGTTCAATGGCGCTGAGCAACCCGCAACCGGGAGGAGAGCAAAGAGCAGAGGCGGTGTGGCGAGAAACCGAGCTAGCTATAGGGGACAGGAGCAATGGCGCCGCCGGCTTATGCCATTCTTAATTCGTCCATCGTGAGAGCAACTAATGCGGCGACAAGTGTAGCACAGCATTACAAATTCAGGAGCTGTGGAAACGAGAGatggggaggggagggagggaggggtgCCAATTGGCGGGGGGAGAAGAACACGGCCTCTCTGGCATCCCAAGGGAATGGAATGGAAATGGACGTGCGGAGGTACAAGTCCATCCGGGTTGACATAGTGTGGGGAACGAGGGGACAAGGCCAACGTGTGGCATGCACGGCCGGATGTCTCGCACGGTGGCGCCACGTCTATAAAAACATCTCCAACAACCGCGCTAAAAAAACATTTCCAGCATGCTGATCGCAAGTTTTTTGCGCGCCGTCGGGACGCTACTTTGCTCCCTTTGGACGGTTCGGAACAAAATTACGATAGAACACAAGTTCCCGGTCCACCCCGCTGATATCATCTTCAAatgccatattttccttcaggTATGGGCACCGCTGGGGAAGAAGCGTGACGTCGAACGCATGAACGAGACTATGGAGCTGATCAAGACGACCATGGTGAAGGCACGACAAGGGATGACGGCTTGATCATGAGACCTCTACTTTTAGCTAGCTTTTGTCTTGCTGCTCCGCTTTTGCGCTATTGAACTTGTGGCTGTGACCTTCTTAGCTTTATCCTGAGCCGTGGGCTTGATGACTGTTTTATTCGGTTTGTAAGACTTAATTTGTGTGGATCCCGCCTGgtggctttattaatttaaagccggacgcTCCTAGCGTTTATGTTCCAAAAAAGTTTTTGCGCGACGGGAGCGCTTGCTTCAGCGGCCGCTGCAAATTATAGCGCGTCTGAGCCGCTCCAACAGACGCGCTAAACTGCAGCCGCGCGAGTAGCCGGCGCTTGCCATATGTTGCATTTTGAAGACGATGATGATATTTCAAACATCAAAACAAAGACATGGCATAG
The sequence above is a segment of the Aegilops tauschii subsp. strangulata cultivar AL8/78 chromosome 6, Aet v6.0, whole genome shotgun sequence genome. Coding sequences within it:
- the LOC109735503 gene encoding syntaxin-124-like codes for the protein MNDLFSSSSFKKYADLKDQVALDEMEAGGGANLDMFFEDVEGVKEDIRSLEAMHRRLQSVNEESKTAHDARAVKSLRARMDGDVEQVLRRAKVVKAKLEALDRANAASRKLPGCGAGSSTDRTRSSVVSGLGNKLKDLMDDFQGLRTRMAAEYKETVARRYYTVTGETAEESTIDALISSGESETFLQKAIQRDQGRGQVMATVSEIQERHDAVKDIERSLLELHQVFLDMAALVEAQGHQLNNIETHVARASSFVIRGTVELDSARVYQKSSRKWACIAVVAGAVLVLVIVLPILVNLKLLSGR